One genomic region from Balaenoptera acutorostrata chromosome 1, mBalAcu1.1, whole genome shotgun sequence encodes:
- the HES4 gene encoding transcription factor HES-4 isoform X1 — MPADTPGKLRASPRAGAPAGARRTPDQPRSAAEHRKVGTRPDAVGRSGGERGADARGTQPLPAPQSSKPVMEKRRRARINESLAQLRSLLLDALRKESSRRSKLEKADILELTVKHLQSLRRVQVTAALRADPAVLGKYRAGFRECLAEVNRFLAGCEGVPADVRSRLLGHLATCLARLGPSRRPLPPAPAAEVLAPAVYAGRPPPPAFDGPCPLPRSGAVLAPPFLPGRTGAPLAAPGAAAQGRGAPWRPWLW, encoded by the exons ATGCCTGCCGACACCCCGGGGAAGCTGAGGGCCTCGCCGCGGGCGGGAGCGCCGGCCGGTGCCCGCCGGACCCCGGACCAGCCCCGGAGCGCGGCCGAGCACCGGAAGGTGGGGACCCGGCCGGACGCGGTTGGCAGGAGCgggggggagaggggagctgaCGCCCGCGGGACTCAGCCGCTGCCGGCCCCGCAGTCCTCCAAGCCCGTCATGGAGAAGCGGCGCCGCGCGCGCATTAACGAGAGCCTCGCTCAGCTCCGGAGCCTCCTCCTGGACGCCCTCAGGAAAGAG AGCTCCCGCCGCTCGAAGCTGGAGAAGGCGGACATCCTGGAGCTGACCGTGAAGCACCTGCAGAGCCTGCGGCGCGTGCAGGTGACAG CCGCCCTCCGCGCCGACCCGGCAGTCCTGGGCAAGTACCGCGCCGGCTTCCGCGAGTGTCTGGCCGAGGTGAATCGCTTCCTGGCCGGCTGCGAGGGCGTCCCGGCCGACGTGCGGTCCCGCCTGCTCGGCCATCTGGCGACCTGCCTGGCCCGGCTGGGGCCCTCGCGCCGCCCGCTTCCACCGGCCCCCGCCGCCGAAGTTCTGGCGCCCGCGGTCTACGCGGGCCGCCCGCCACCGCCGGCCTTCGACGGCCCCTGCCCCTTGCCGCGCTCCGGGGCGGTCTTGGCGCCGCCCTTCCTGCCGGGCCGGACGGGGGCGCCCCTCGCCGCCCCCGGGGCCGCGGCTCAGGGCCGGGGCGCACCCTGGAGGCCGTGGCTGTGGTGA
- the HES4 gene encoding transcription factor HES-4 isoform X2, whose amino-acid sequence MPADTPGKLRASPRAGAPAGARRTPDQPRSAAEHRKSSKPVMEKRRRARINESLAQLRSLLLDALRKESSRRSKLEKADILELTVKHLQSLRRVQVTAALRADPAVLGKYRAGFRECLAEVNRFLAGCEGVPADVRSRLLGHLATCLARLGPSRRPLPPAPAAEVLAPAVYAGRPPPPAFDGPCPLPRSGAVLAPPFLPGRTGAPLAAPGAAAQGRGAPWRPWLW is encoded by the exons ATGCCTGCCGACACCCCGGGGAAGCTGAGGGCCTCGCCGCGGGCGGGAGCGCCGGCCGGTGCCCGCCGGACCCCGGACCAGCCCCGGAGCGCGGCCGAGCACCGGAAG TCCTCCAAGCCCGTCATGGAGAAGCGGCGCCGCGCGCGCATTAACGAGAGCCTCGCTCAGCTCCGGAGCCTCCTCCTGGACGCCCTCAGGAAAGAG AGCTCCCGCCGCTCGAAGCTGGAGAAGGCGGACATCCTGGAGCTGACCGTGAAGCACCTGCAGAGCCTGCGGCGCGTGCAGGTGACAG CCGCCCTCCGCGCCGACCCGGCAGTCCTGGGCAAGTACCGCGCCGGCTTCCGCGAGTGTCTGGCCGAGGTGAATCGCTTCCTGGCCGGCTGCGAGGGCGTCCCGGCCGACGTGCGGTCCCGCCTGCTCGGCCATCTGGCGACCTGCCTGGCCCGGCTGGGGCCCTCGCGCCGCCCGCTTCCACCGGCCCCCGCCGCCGAAGTTCTGGCGCCCGCGGTCTACGCGGGCCGCCCGCCACCGCCGGCCTTCGACGGCCCCTGCCCCTTGCCGCGCTCCGGGGCGGTCTTGGCGCCGCCCTTCCTGCCGGGCCGGACGGGGGCGCCCCTCGCCGCCCCCGGGGCCGCGGCTCAGGGCCGGGGCGCACCCTGGAGGCCGTGGCTGTGGTGA
- the ISG15 gene encoding ubiquitin-like protein ISG15, translating into MGRNLKVKMLGGQEILVPLRDSMLASELKQQIAQQIGVPAFQQHLAHQDTREVLQDGVPLVCQGLGPNSTVLLMVQSCKEPLNILVRNDKGRSSTYVVQLTQRVAELKQQVCQKEHVQADQFWLTFEGKPMEDKCQLGEYGLTTLCTVFMNLRLRGGRGRARRAAGRAPH; encoded by the exons ATG GGTAGGAACCTGAAGGTGAAGATGCTAGGGGGCCAGGAGATCCTGGTGCCCCTGAGGGACTCCATGCTGGCATCCGAGCTGAAGCAGCAGATCGCCCAGCAGATCGGCGTGCCCGCCTTCCAGCAGCACCTGGCCCACCAGGACACTCGCGAGGTGCTGCAGGACGGGGTGCCCCTGGTCTGCCAGGGCCTGGGCCCCAACAGCACCGTTCTGCTGATGGTGCAGAGCTGCAAAGAGCCCCTGAACATCCTGGTGAGGAATGACAAGGGTCGCAGCAGCACCTACGTGGTCCAGCTGACGCAGAGGGTGGCCGAGCTCAAGCAGCAAGTGTGCCAAAAGGAGCACGTGCAAGCCGACCAGTTCTGGCTGACTTTCGAGGGGAAGCCCATGGAGGACAAGTGCCAGCTGGGGGAGTACGGCCTCACAACCCTGTGCACCGTGTTCATGAATCTGCGCCtgcggggggggcggggcagggccagGAGGGCCGCGGGGAGGGCGCCCCACTGA